The genome window AGGAGGAAGCTGCTTTTGGTTTCTTTATCTTCTTTTGTTATACTTCTCTTTATCTTCTTTATATCATTTAATATTCGTTTAAACTTTTCGATAACAACTTCGTTAAACAACACCGTTTTGTTGCGACAATCGACCCAAATGAACGCACAGTTCACCCTCTTAATAGGAATTTTTACACAACCAAGAAATTTCGATAGGCGACATTTCCTTCGTCTGGTTTATGGAATTCAATCCACATCCATAGCTCGTATCGACGTGAAGTTCATTTTCTGCAACATAACCAATGCTGAACATCGGACATTCATCGCCTTAGAAATCATACGTTTTAATGACATTATCGTCCTCAACTGCTCTGAAAACATGAATAGTGGCAAAACTTACACTTACTTTTCTACCCTTCCTCAAATCCTTCCTACACGTTACGACTACGTCATGAAGGCGGATGATGATGTGTATTTGAGGCTAGCACCATTAGCAACATCTCTCCAACCATTACCTAGAGTTGATTTATATTATGGTTTTGTTATACCTTGCCCTAGCATGAACGCGTTCGTGCATTACATGTCCGGAATGGGATTTATTTTATCGTGGGATCTGGTGGAATGGATTGGAAGATCGAATATTCCTGCGAATAATACTTATGGTCCTGAAGATAAGTTGGTTGGTCAATGGCTAAATTTGGGAAATAAAGCAAAAAATAGGTTTTCTAACAAGCCAAGAATGTATGATTATCCAGGAACTAATGGAAGATGTTCACATGAGCTTATACCAGATACAATTGCTGTTCATAGGCTGAAAAAATGGGAGCAATGGGTAGATGTTTTAAGATTTTTCAATGTAACTAAACAACTTCAACCTTCTGATCTTTATAGTATATCATTTGAttaatgaatttgaaattttTGTCTATGTTGTTAGTTTTAACTAAGATTGACTACATTGCAAGATAATTCTTTTATCTCCCATTTTATCACTATAAAAAATAAGATTTTAGTAACGACGTTTTGTAGCAACCTCTTTAGTCATAATCAAAAGTAAGTGTCAAGTCGCCATAATAGTAATGGTTGAGCGGCGGACTATATGTCGCCATTTTGAGTAACGACGTACCTTTTTATTTGTGACACATTTGTTAACTTTTGTGACGATTTTAGTCACCGCAAAAGCTATAATTAAACAAATTATCTTTGCGACTTAACTCGCCACAAAAAGTTAATAAAATGTTCTCACAAATAAATTTATTATAGGTCGTTGTTTGGAGCATAGACCTACTTTTAATTTATTTGTAGCGTACTTTTTAACATTTTGTGGCAAACTCAGTCGCCAGAAAAGATTTAAATGGtttcataatttatttatttatttggttcgAATAATATTCATTCTAAAATATTTTCTCTAGCCTGAACTCATTAAAAAAAAGGACTGTTTCAAAGTTCAACTCACCTAGTTGTGAAAGTCAACTTTCAATTCTCCACAGTAGACTAAAAAATCAAGTGTCTAATTTTCAGgtccttttaaaaaaaattgcttttTAAACAATAAATAATACTCGTAATTTTCAAAGACACAATTCAACAAGAAAGGCTGATGAAGAAGCTAAAATTATTACAATTCTCTGTCAAGTAAGCACAATTGAAGTAGCTGCGAACGGGAAAGTTGGTGACTTTTGATTTTTGAGTCCTCAGTAAAGAGTGAAAATGCGTTGGTCTCCATTTTTAGGGATTTCTCTAATAGTGGCACTTCTCTCTTTGCTCCTTTTCAAGATTTTCCCTCTCAAATCACTCTACTCTACTCCACAAGTTTGTCTCTTTAACTCCATAATCTTGAATATATCAGTATCTTTTGTTGTATTATTTGTATCTGAATCTCAAGATCACTTTTTCATTTTGTGGGGTTCATTTTTTTAGAATTTTCAGAGACTTTTTACTGTTGAAGAACTTGCAATTTACAATGGGTCTGATCCAAGCTTGCCCATTTTTCTTGGTATTATTGGGTACATGTTCAAATCTGCTATACTACTACTCTTATGTCATTTCAAGATCGAATTTTTTTGAACATTTGAGTGATTTTGTTGCTTTTGATTTGGTGCTATTATTAGGTCAGTATTTGATGTGAGCAAAGGAAAAAGTCACTATGGAGTAGGAGACGGCTACAACCATTTTGCTGGAaggtcttttttttttccaattcttTTGCAATTGTTGTATTTATGCTATTCATAATTTGTAATCCTTATTGAAGGTTTAATGTATTCATTGATTCTATCACTTCGAGTCATAAGATCGGTTACTGTTCTCACCTTTTTTTCTTACTTATGTGGGAACTTTATTTTCTGATGAAGGAAAATCGCTTATAAACTTTTGCTGATTCCGAGTCATATAAGGCTAATCTCATAGGAGTATTTATAAATTGTAATTGCTTTTTCCAACCAACATATGTTGTTTTTACGATTTTCAAATTTCAGAGATGCTTCGCGTGCATTCGTATCCGGAAACTTTACAGGTTAGAATCTTCTGACCATATTTCCATTTTTTTGGATATGGTGATCTACGATGTAGTGCATTGAGGTTGTTATTAGTTTGTCTACTGCACTGCACATTATGACTGCATATAGTTCGAACTAAGAGTTCATGACAGAAGCAAAAACAACTTAATAAATCAACATTCCTTTCAAATAGTTGAAAAATCTTAAAAATATCAGATCCATCTCCAGCTGCCAAGAAAGTGTCATTCCAATTATTGTAAAGTGTTTTGTTTTTAAAATGCATTTTACTTGGAGGCTCCTGTCACTTGCTTGCAATTAGGGATTGTGGTTTATCGCTAGGGTTCTGTTATGCTTTGCTTAGTGGTTAACCACCAGTTGCATCTGTAAGGTGGAGACAATTATTGTAGGGTTAGCCGCTgtcaattcttttttttttttctctctttgaaAGGTTAGTGAGTGAATTGGTGAATGTAAGTTGAGATAATATTTGAACTGTTATCTGATCAAAATTCATATTCTATATTTATCCCCTTGGATCAAACAGTGTTCCTTTATGTTGTACAAACAGGTTGCTTGTACTAAACTTAAAGTTAAAAAAGTTTCAAATCCTAAAGGAAATTTTAATAAGCAAAGGAGTAAACTAGCAGATATTGTGGCTCATCAATTATCCCCGGGGTTCATTACCATATCGTGAAGTGGGATTTGGAAGTTCATTAGCCAAGAATTCTCCTACCTTAAGTTTAATATTGTTGTCATCAACTTCTAAGGACCAAGAGGTATTTTGAACATCTAATAACCAACTACATAATATTATACTGGAACTGGGCGAAAGCTTCAGCTAGAAGGCGAATGCAGAATGGAAGCAGTAAATTGGGGAGCTTCATGGCATCTGTATTGAAAGAGGCTAGAAATTGAAAGTTGTGCTCTATGGTTTGTACAATTGAATTGTTGTTATGACAGTACAAactatatttttttctcttttcctgGGCTTCTTCAAAGGGAAAGGAATGCCTACTCAGGACTAGACTCTTTAGACTTAGTCAAGTGCAACTTATCAAATACAAAGCTCAGTCAAGCACGAACTCTGTATAATTTAAAGAATGTGCTTGATCTTGTCTATTTCTGGAAATCTTTCGACTAATCCTACAACGATTGATATTAGGAAAAGAATGTGAGAACTATGAATTATGATGTTTGAAGCCATTTAAGCAATAACTGTTGCCTTTTAAGAATCCCAGTTGTCATTTCCACTCTGGACACAAATAATAAGCTGCTAAAACTTGACCTGCTAATGAGAATTCCCTTTTCTTGCTTCTAGATAGTTTGAAACCTGTAAAGTGTAACAAGACTGATGCCCAAATGCAATATTTGTGATATTTGGACTTCTTGCTTGCCTCTCTATTTCCATGACATAAATGAAATATGATTCTTATATTTTGGTTTTGTCTTGATGATTTGTGGCTTCTAATGTTAAGTTCTTTTATTCTATGTTAATACAGGAGATGGACTTACTGACTCACTGCACGGTTTATCCAGTGCCGAGGTAGTGATGTTCTGTTGTCATTCAGTGGGTCTGCTTCCTTTTTTTGAATTGTACTGAAGTTGTATTGATATCAGTCTCCAGAAATATCTTTTAAAGTGTGCTGTGTCTAGCATTTTTTTTGTCTTGATAGGGAAGAACTTATTTTCGACATCTCACTTTTATAGGTTAAAAGTATTGTTGACTGGAGAGACTTCTACTTCAGAACATACACGTGAGTAATTCATCTTCAAACTTCTTAATCTTGAATTTGGCAATGTGAAATGCAAACAGTTCATCTATTTGAAAGGTTATCAGCAGTGTCTTCAATTTCTTATTCAAAACTCAGATTTATTACTATTTAATTTCCATGATATTTCTGCAAAACATCAGGGAATAGATTCTTCCTAATGGAGAAATTAGACTTTATTCTTCTCTGCTAATAAAATggacaacaaaataaaataacaaatcgTGGTTCATATCTCATGTTTTTTGGCAGCTAAAAAGCAATAACAAAGAATTTGGCTTAAGAAGCCATCCCTCTGTTTGTTTCCCCTATTATGACTAACATAGATAGGAAGGTTAAGATTGAAGAATTGAATGGATTGCTAGCTCTCTTCCTTTCTGGCAGATTTGTCGGTAAGCTTGTAGGTCGCTATTATGACAGTGAAGGCAATCCCACAAAGTACTTAAAAGGGGCTGAAGCAAAGGCCGCCAGAGGTGCTCAACTGATGGAAAAACAGAAGAATGAAGAGGCTAAACTACCTAGCTGTAACTCAAGGTGGAGTCAAGAAGAGGGTTCAGAGGTATAATTCTATTTTCAATGTTCCAAACTCCATACCTCAAAGATATTCCTTTTAAATACTAGGTACTGCGGTAGGGGAAGAATGAAAGGAAGACAAGAGGTTATAGCTTTCCCTTCCCTGTTTCCTTTAGGTTGAGAACAGGGAAATTTCAGAAGATAATACAATATCCCTTGCATGGAGCCAGAGGCAGATCTAGAATTTTTATAACATGGGTGCACTACTAAGAAAGTATTACCactaaagaaaggagaaaaaagaaagtATTAAGTGGGAATTAATCCCTGCTCCTTTAGGTAATAACTCAGCATTCAACCAAGTGTACCATTTAGCCCTCTTTGGAGCATGGGTGCCAGCAGATAATATTAGATCAATTCCAGAAAATATGTACATAGAATACCTAGTTTGGCGGAAAGACcatgggttcacgtgccccatTTAATAAATCTGCCCCTGCATGGAACCCAATTGAAAGAGATTATTTTGGGTGAGGCCAATAGAAAAGGTCTTTTATTTTCTAAGGAGATCTTTATTTCTCTGTTTTCTCCCTACTTTTCTCCTTGGGAGACAACAATTTGATGTGATCCAATGGGAAGGAGAGGTTTTTGTATGCATGTCATCTTGGTTCGTCCCATTCGTTCCTAACCAAATAAGGGAAGGGAAAGCTTTCAGCTTGTGTCCGTCTGCTTCCCCAGTTTCCAAACAAAGGGCAATGTGAAACAAAAAAGATTTAAGAAGAAAAGAAACAGCTGGTTATTGCTGCGCATTGTCAGCAATGTCTGATAAATGGTGGAGGGACTAAAAGTAATTGGATCGATACTATTTTTCAGTTCAAACTTGAGATAGGAGGGGCGTACCTTGATGTGCTTTGCCAAGAAACAAGTGATTGCTGTGATATGATTGTACATTAGTTCGTATTCTTCAAACCAACTAGCACATTCCTACAAATGTCTCTTCTCCGAAATTGAATTTTCAAATAGTTTGTGTGTCATTCTCGATGAAGGGAACAAAATTAGATGGGCAGGCTCTTGTTCCTGAATCCTGTATGCTGTACAGAATGAAACTTCAATTTTATGTACTGCCGTAATGGTAGAGATATTGCAGATAATGTCATTGCATGCCTCTAAACGCTTGCTAAGTAGCAACATTATTTCCTTTTTCAGGTTTGGTGCGACGATGGATATCCAAGATTAGTTCAACGACCTGAGCAGATTGCATTGACCGGAAAAATGAGCAAACGCTGTGCTTGCTTTAAAGAGGATGATCTTGGCCAGCCAGGTTTGGAGGTCTACGAAGGATGTGATTATTTAGCCAAAACATGCCGCTTATAAAAACTGCAGTTGGGGTTTTATAGTATATCTGATATCAATTCCACAGacatttctaaaattttccatgTTAGGAAATTTTGTAACATTACCAATATTTCTTGGGACAGTAATTTCTAGCATCTCTCTGTCCCCATCTTCGAAAAGCGTAagtttattttttaactttttttttataaCCCTTGGAGCATTAAGTCGTTTATTCATTAGTTGGAAATTACATTGTTGTGCATGTAAAGTAAATGGACCTTGGACCATACTTTCTTTCTTGCGATATTTCtaggaaattttacctcctatagcaaactATTACCCCCCATTTATAATAAACcaaaacaatttcaaaatattattacttatagctaccttttatattttatagaaaaatacgtatttatTATATACACTACCTTAGAGGCGTGAAATACGTCATTTATGTTCTTTCTCTCTCTTCTAGTTAGCACACGATCTTTCTCTCTCTCAGCAAGATTTTAGGAGCAAATTTCTCAGAATAAATCTACCATGATTTTGCTCCTAAAAATCGTGGTTCATTACTAATTGGTGAAGCACATGGCAGGTTCTTTCTTACTATgtcattcttctttttctcttcactCCTTTTTAATTTTCGCCATTGTTAGGTTTTGAGGAAGAAACTTCAATTTTTGTCTTTAATGGCTGATTCAAGAACCCCCGAAGAGGGTTACACAAGGTATACCCACTAAAGCCCTCAATTTTGAAGGGCCATCTTTGGATTTGCGAATCACTCAAGAGGAAGTTGTATTTGTAGGTTCTCTGCAGCAACCATGAAAGTTGAGAGGCAGACTAAACTATGCAATGACCCTATGAAACAAGTTGAAGATGCGAAATCCTCGAAAAGAACCACAGTTGCTAATATTTCTAAAGTTTCGGTACACAACATAAAtgtgaaaaagagaagaaaattagCGATGTTGCTTTTGGGAGCAAGGAAAACAGGTCGCTAAAAGAAGTAGCTCGAAAACACGGAAGGACAAGGtgatgtaaaaaaaaaattccatACATGTATTTTGTGTAATCGTATAACCTGATTGCTTTTAATATACATGTATTTCTGTTTGTTTGTCCTCATACACTTAATTTAGTTCGTACATGGTTTTGCCTTTTCTGTATTTagttgtatttatatgtatttgaaTTCGAAAAACAATAATTTTAAATACACCAACAGTACTGTATTAATATTATCATGATTCAAACTTGTATGTTGTCTGAACTGTATTTTGGGATACAATGAAAATAATGTATTCATATATACCTGTATTTACCTGTATTCGAAGTCAGAAACCACCTATTTTAAACACAATCAAAGTATTGTACCAACCTAGTTGTATTTATCTGTATTTCAAAGTATGTATTTACTTTTTTGTGGTGTTTGTATGCAGGAAATAAAATTATTTGTTAAACACCCGCCTACTTCATCAGCGCACATCTTCTCCTACACTAACACCGATATAATCTCCGACCTCAAAGAAAATCTTAATCCACAACAATACCAACTTTTTGGTTAAACTTGTTTTGGTATATTTCTCGGTATGAAACATTGTGAGGTTCAACATCAATTGTTCAGGTGCTTCATGGTGCGAGGGCCGGAAGAAAGTTCTCTTGACGCATTTCTCATACACGTAAATGGGACAACATTGTGCGTTTCACTCAGGGAGTTTGAGGTAGTCACTGGTCTAAATTATGTTGGTGATGTTGAAGATTTTAATTTTAACACAAAGAGGCCTAACATGCTTGTGGAGACATACTTTGGCGGAGCAAAGTCTGTGAAGAAGATTGATTTGGTAAAATGCTTTAATGACAAGAATTGGGGCTTTTGACACGATGAAGATGCGGTTAAAATAGCTATGTTGTATTTTATACATACATTCATATTATCCAGTGAGAAGAATTGCACAACCATTTCAAGGCAACATTTTGACTTGGTCGCGAGCGGGAGATATTATGATTACCCATGGGGTAAAGAGGCATTCGCTACCCAACTCAAATCTATTAGCCGGAAGATGGATTCCTAGAAGAAGTATTACAGGATTGCATGCATGCCTCTTGTTATACAAGTATGGTTGTACGAGTGTTGTTCAAAAGTCGACCCCAAAATCGCACTCCGAGTTGATAACATGATTCCCAGAATACTCAATTGGAAGTCCACTAACAACCAGCCATCGTTTGCTTATTTGATGAACGACATGTTCAACGACGAGGAAAACCGGGTAATTTATTCTTATTTAACTGGCTGATGTTACATACAACATATGTTTATGTAATTAAATACATTATTATAAATCAATAcaaaatacatttgaatacaaCATACACGGTTATATACATGACTGCACATATACAGATATACAGTAACATACATAATACATTAATACAACCTCACATTGGATATATTGTTATAAATCAATAcaaaatacatgtgaatacaataTACAGTTATATACATGACTGCACATATACAGATATACAGTAGCATACATAATACAGAAATAGAGATTTACATTGAATGTATTACTGTTTTAAGATGAAAAACAACAACATTCAGCCAACCGCTAAGGAGCTTGCAGTTGTTCAGAATAATTACAACATGTATTCATATATCAGATTTTAGTCAATGCAACTACATATAGCAAACTAATGAAAACTTACAGTCATACGGATAGACAACGCCTCATTCAATATAAGAATCTCTTGATATTTTTTCCCCAAGCGTTGTGTATGTGTGTGAAGCATCTTTTCGATTGCTGCAATTCCAACATCCAAACATCTTCCTAACTTCTTCTAGGAAGTCATAGATTGGCAATTCTCTTACTGATACAAGTGTCGAATTGATTGActtagcaatatttgatgtcaTAGTCTATCCACGGTTAACAAGTGCATACAACCTAGCCCATTTTTCGTATCGAGCTAATTCTAAGTAATCTTTCACCTCAATATCCACCTTCTCCACCTTTTCCATTAGACTATCAAATTTATCCTGGGTGTATACTTTTGCCATTAAAAAGTATACCTCACTCAACTTCTCATGACTCTTTTTGAATCTCTTGTATACGTTGTTCCAGAGATGCCATATACAAGCAAAATGTGGTACGGTAGGATACACTCGAGATATAGCTTTGACGATGCTCTCATTCCTATATGAAACAACGCACATGTTTTCCCGTTTGCCATAAGCTTCCTTGAATTGCTGAAAGAATCACGACCAAGCAGTATCATTATCTGAATCAACTACACCATATGCTAGTGGCAGgatatgtcctgtaaatacaatTGCATACAAACACAAAATACCAGTACAACTGTATTAAATAATTAGAAGAGCAATTTGTATGTTAGTGTATCatatatgtattatttttgttgttaattgacttacctgCACCATCCAACGTGCTAGTCTAAACGAATGTCCCTATGTATGCTGATTTTAGGTAACTGCCATCTACAACACGATGGGTCTACAATAATCAAATCCCTTTATAAAAGCATACAACGATATATACAACTACATGAACTCATTTTAGGAGATTTTTTCATTCTGATATGTGAACCAGGATAAGTTGTATCCAATGTATATAATAACCCCGGTAATTTA of Nicotiana tomentosiformis chromosome 7, ASM39032v3, whole genome shotgun sequence contains these proteins:
- the LOC104107674 gene encoding membrane-associated progesterone-binding protein 4 isoform X1; its protein translation is MRWSPFLGISLIVALLSLLLFKIFPLKSLYSTPQNFQRLFTVEELAIYNGSDPSLPIFLGIIGSVFDVSKGKSHYGVGDGYNHFAGRDASRAFVSGNFTGDGLTDSLHGLSSAEVKSIVDWRDFYFRTYTFVGKLVGRYYDSEGNPTKYLKGAEAKAARGAQLMEKQKNEEAKLPSCNSRWSQEEGSEVWCDDGYPRLVQRPEQIALTGKMSKRCACFKEDDLGQPGLEVYEGCDYLAKTCRL
- the LOC104107674 gene encoding membrane-associated progesterone-binding protein 4 isoform X2; its protein translation is MRWSPFLGISLIVALLSLLLFKIFPLKSLYSTPQNFQRLFTVEELAIYNGSDPSLPIFLGIIGSVFDVSKGKSHYGVGDGYNHFAGRDASRAFVSGNFTGDGLTDSLHGLSSAEVKSIVDWRDFYFRTYTEGNPTKYLKGAEAKAARGAQLMEKQKNEEAKLPSCNSRWSQEEGSEVWCDDGYPRLVQRPEQIALTGKMSKRCACFKEDDLGQPGLEVYEGCDYLAKTCRL